The following coding sequences lie in one Candidatus Nitrospira allomarina genomic window:
- a CDS encoding TIGR03862 family flavoprotein — MMLKQGTMKIAVIGGGPAGLMAAEAAIAEGACVDLYDAMASVGRKFLLAGKGGLNLTHSEPLERFLARYGTRQGQFQSLLAGFGPDALREWAHELGVETFIGTSGRVFPKDLKSAPLLRAWLRRLRRHGMAIHVRHRWVGWTETGSLRFATPQGDRDVSADAVVLALGGGSWSRFGSDGAWVPLLAGRGVHIEPLKPANCGFDVAWSPHLRDRYAGHPVKPVAVAGTTHEGVEFRQQGEFVLTETGLEGGVIYAISAWLRDEIVKTGTALLRLDLAPDRDVSRLIAELSRPRGSRSMASHLQRRVGISGVKAGLLRECVSKQDFADPVLLGSAIKSLPVRLVAPRPLEEAISTAGGVTFEVLDQRLMIRTLPGVFCAGEMLDWEAPTGGYLLTACFTSGHAAGVGAAKWLQSMRNSTLKTS; from the coding sequence ATGATGTTGAAACAGGGAACAATGAAAATTGCCGTGATTGGCGGGGGGCCGGCCGGTCTGATGGCTGCTGAGGCGGCGATTGCCGAGGGCGCATGCGTGGACCTGTATGACGCCATGGCCTCCGTCGGTCGAAAATTTCTGCTAGCGGGGAAGGGTGGGCTCAACTTGACGCATTCTGAACCATTGGAGAGATTTCTTGCACGATATGGGACCAGGCAGGGACAATTCCAATCGTTACTCGCCGGATTTGGCCCGGATGCATTACGCGAGTGGGCTCATGAACTAGGTGTTGAGACGTTTATCGGAACATCCGGCCGAGTGTTTCCCAAGGACCTTAAGTCCGCACCTCTTTTGCGGGCGTGGCTGCGCCGTTTGCGACGGCACGGTATGGCGATTCACGTTCGGCATCGCTGGGTTGGATGGACCGAGACCGGATCCCTACGGTTTGCCACGCCGCAAGGCGATCGTGACGTTTCTGCTGATGCGGTGGTGTTGGCGTTGGGTGGTGGCAGTTGGTCCAGGTTCGGCTCAGATGGGGCGTGGGTGCCGTTGCTCGCCGGGCGTGGTGTTCACATTGAACCACTAAAGCCCGCGAATTGTGGGTTTGATGTTGCTTGGAGTCCGCACCTCCGCGATCGTTACGCCGGCCATCCCGTGAAGCCGGTTGCCGTTGCGGGAACCACTCACGAGGGTGTTGAGTTCCGGCAACAGGGCGAATTCGTTCTGACGGAGACCGGTCTTGAGGGAGGAGTGATTTATGCGATTTCGGCATGGTTACGCGACGAGATCGTGAAAACAGGCACGGCGCTTCTTCGATTGGATCTGGCGCCCGACCGTGATGTGTCGCGGCTCATTGCAGAGTTATCACGGCCGCGTGGTTCACGCTCGATGGCTAGCCACTTACAGCGCCGGGTTGGTATTTCAGGGGTAAAAGCCGGCCTTCTGAGGGAATGTGTGTCAAAACAAGATTTTGCCGACCCCGTGCTGCTCGGGTCGGCCATCAAATCGCTGCCCGTGCGTCTCGTCGCTCCCCGTCCGTTAGAGGAAGCGATTAGCACGGCTGGCGGAGTGACCTTCGAAGTCTTGGACCAGCGACTGATGATTCGTACCTTGCCGGGAGTATTTTGTGCCGGAGAGATGCTGGATTGGGAAGCCCCCACCGGTGGCTATCTTTTGACTGCCTGTTTTACCAGTGGCCATGCTGCGGGGGTTGGGGCTGCAAAATGGCTTCAATCGATGCGAAACTCCACTTTGAAAACCTCCTGA
- a CDS encoding 50S ribosomal protein L11 methyltransferase has product MDAAAFEITIPISVDAAELAGILDCQEFLGAWEAEGATVLYWSKNGAEILQQVRAAFSVLGVALPEGALRFHPVKAQDWNARWAASVQPIRIGRRIGIRPSWATMEMPEDGVELIIDPKQAFGTGHHATTQMILEWLEGVMWLPGMRVLDVGTGSGILAMAALRLGATSALGIDVDTTALDCAREYAVVNNFQEALTLSSCQLAGLPAQSFDVILANLDRRTILHVIDQFARMRGPHTQLVVSGLLEEDESEIVRQSEGCGWRPRHVRRRDGWLAIQFGVASPDSPSSG; this is encoded by the coding sequence ATGGATGCGGCTGCCTTTGAAATCACCATTCCCATTTCCGTGGATGCCGCTGAGTTAGCAGGGATTCTCGATTGCCAGGAATTTCTTGGAGCCTGGGAAGCGGAGGGAGCCACCGTGCTGTATTGGAGTAAGAATGGAGCAGAGATTCTTCAGCAGGTCCGGGCGGCGTTCAGTGTGTTGGGTGTGGCTCTTCCGGAAGGAGCTCTGCGGTTTCATCCGGTGAAGGCTCAGGATTGGAATGCCAGATGGGCCGCGTCCGTTCAGCCCATTCGCATTGGCCGTCGCATTGGCATACGCCCGAGTTGGGCCACTATGGAGATGCCCGAGGATGGAGTGGAATTGATTATCGATCCCAAGCAGGCGTTCGGGACCGGGCATCATGCCACCACCCAAATGATTCTCGAATGGTTGGAAGGAGTCATGTGGCTTCCAGGCATGAGGGTGCTGGATGTGGGGACGGGGAGCGGGATCCTTGCGATGGCCGCCTTGCGCCTGGGAGCGACCAGTGCGCTGGGTATTGATGTGGATACGACGGCGCTCGACTGTGCCAGGGAATACGCGGTGGTGAATAACTTTCAAGAAGCATTGACGCTTTCCTCTTGCCAGTTGGCCGGGCTTCCGGCTCAATCTTTTGATGTCATTCTTGCCAACCTGGATCGCAGAACGATACTTCACGTCATCGATCAATTTGCCAGGATGCGGGGTCCGCACACGCAGTTGGTGGTATCCGGGCTGCTGGAGGAAGATGAATCTGAGATTGTCCGGCAGTCTGAAGGGTGCGGATGGCGTCCCCGCCATGTCAGGAGGCGGGATGGCTGGTTAGCCATTCAGTTTGGAGTCGCATCTCCCGACTCGCCTTCTTCGGGCTGA
- a CDS encoding MutS family DNA mismatch repair protein has translation MKRTTTDRREQAILRLIHRTERMQAKGKVASRQFSRWRMGTFLAGAAITIGVYQQAWFHTGNGLLLLFLIGFLTISWFHQRLKSRLHRLQLWLEIKKDSLARLQLDWPHISAYEHRAPERHPFAIDLDLTGPHSLLNLIDTTFSSIGQHRVATWLFQSNLPEPDGLSWTTRQTLVKELTPLSRLRDRCLLANRLISSDRLNGTRILSLLEAPVSIRHLPMIIFAACALTSLTIALGLWTLLTGAPNFWLLPLVFYIGTYFLLSGSIHPLFGRVLTLHEELEKLVSVIRELERSPFLHQLTMRQICQPILTQQNRPTQSLKQLSRICQGLSVKAHPLVHLGLNALVPWDLWFVGKLNRLISRLRTTLPDWLDTIGTMDAAGALARYAYLNPDYLWPQLEITNTTPDTQGLTASSLGHPLIARTHRVTNDLELRGEGHLLLVTGSNMSGKSTFLRTVGINLCLAQAGGPVCAKIFSWTWMRLFCCIRVTDALDEGLSYFYAEVKRLKVILEAVESTNPHPVLFLIDEIYRGTNNRERLAGSEAFVQALQQSRGLGMISTHDLELTGLASGNGHIRNAHFQETVEAGTLHFDYRLRPGPCPTTNALRIMAQEGLPVPPGHATNPQAPK, from the coding sequence ATGAAACGCACCACCACTGATAGACGAGAACAGGCGATTCTTCGCCTTATTCACCGCACCGAGCGGATGCAGGCGAAAGGCAAAGTCGCCAGCCGGCAATTCAGCCGATGGAGAATGGGAACATTCCTAGCGGGAGCCGCCATCACGATCGGTGTGTATCAACAAGCCTGGTTTCATACCGGCAATGGTCTCCTGCTCCTCTTCCTCATTGGATTTCTCACTATATCCTGGTTTCACCAGCGATTGAAATCCCGATTGCATCGATTACAGCTCTGGTTGGAAATCAAAAAAGACAGCCTGGCTCGACTGCAACTTGATTGGCCACACATATCCGCCTACGAACACCGGGCCCCTGAGCGACATCCGTTCGCCATAGACCTCGACCTCACGGGTCCGCATTCCTTACTGAACCTGATCGACACCACCTTTTCCTCCATAGGTCAGCACCGCGTCGCCACCTGGCTTTTCCAGTCCAATCTTCCTGAACCGGACGGTCTATCATGGACAACCAGGCAGACATTGGTGAAAGAACTTACTCCACTCTCCCGTTTGAGGGATCGCTGTCTTTTAGCCAACCGGCTCATTAGCTCCGATCGGCTGAATGGAACCCGCATTCTTTCCTTGCTCGAAGCACCCGTCTCCATCAGGCATCTGCCAATGATTATCTTCGCAGCCTGTGCGCTGACAAGCCTCACCATCGCGCTGGGACTCTGGACGCTCCTCACGGGAGCCCCGAATTTTTGGCTGCTCCCCCTGGTCTTTTATATCGGAACCTATTTTCTCCTATCCGGATCCATCCACCCGCTTTTCGGCCGGGTGCTCACCCTCCATGAGGAACTAGAAAAACTTGTCAGCGTGATTAGGGAACTTGAACGATCCCCATTCCTTCATCAACTAACCATGCGGCAGATCTGCCAGCCCATTTTGACTCAACAGAATCGTCCGACCCAGAGCTTGAAACAGCTCAGTAGGATCTGTCAGGGGCTCAGCGTCAAAGCCCATCCGCTAGTGCATTTAGGCCTCAATGCCCTGGTACCCTGGGATCTGTGGTTTGTCGGAAAACTCAATCGCCTCATCTCCCGGCTTCGCACGACACTTCCCGACTGGCTGGATACCATTGGGACAATGGATGCCGCCGGTGCCCTCGCGCGTTATGCCTATTTAAATCCCGATTACCTCTGGCCACAACTCGAAATCACCAATACCACCCCGGACACACAAGGATTGACCGCAAGCAGCCTCGGCCATCCGCTTATTGCCCGCACGCATCGCGTTACCAATGATTTGGAGTTACGAGGGGAAGGCCATCTCCTTCTGGTGACCGGCTCAAACATGTCTGGAAAAAGCACCTTTCTCCGAACGGTCGGTATCAATTTGTGTCTGGCTCAGGCGGGTGGCCCGGTGTGCGCTAAAATTTTTTCCTGGACCTGGATGCGTCTCTTTTGTTGCATACGAGTCACGGATGCCCTGGATGAAGGCTTGTCGTATTTTTACGCCGAGGTCAAACGCCTGAAAGTAATTCTGGAGGCAGTGGAAAGCACCAATCCTCACCCGGTCCTCTTTCTCATTGATGAAATCTATCGGGGCACTAATAACCGCGAACGGCTGGCCGGAAGCGAAGCCTTTGTGCAGGCCCTTCAACAAAGCCGTGGACTGGGTATGATTTCAACCCATGATTTGGAACTCACAGGATTGGCCAGTGGAAACGGGCATATCCGGAATGCCCACTTTCAGGAAACCGTTGAAGCAGGCACGTTGCATTTCGATTATCGACTACGACCGGGACCCTGCCCGACCACCAATGCACTCCGGATCATGGCCCAGGAGGGGCTCCCTGTCCCACCTGGTCATGCCACAAATCCACAAGCCCCAAAATAG
- a CDS encoding VanZ family protein, protein MIEQVVTDQTGEKFNQRSMRSRFMAPGLVLALIGGIALLWIPVPSHTILLKAFYDFCHFPLFGGVAILLLYLARQLGESRGWSVGRQYGTAFIGAVTLGVLTEGVQSFSSSRFAEWSDLWRDVSGAVAALGFSVTYDPRFTGRVATWRLAPRKHMVHAGVGLLVVIALSPVAVWTYAYGDRATRFPSLVQFSSEWEMMFLKGRDCAVQIVPPPSGWKKSQVDTVGHMVCYPAHYPGIRLEEPYPDWRGYSHFGVEVYSELPVARSLNIRINDAHHTHEYADRFNQAVIISPGLNHIHILLDDIRHAPLGRELDLGAIRNVMLFAIGPKEEFSLYVDNIRLE, encoded by the coding sequence TTGATCGAGCAGGTTGTGACAGACCAGACAGGCGAGAAATTCAATCAGCGATCCATGCGATCCCGCTTCATGGCCCCTGGTCTGGTGCTGGCCCTCATTGGTGGTATTGCCCTCCTTTGGATTCCCGTTCCCTCTCATACCATTCTCCTGAAAGCCTTCTACGACTTTTGTCATTTTCCATTGTTTGGTGGCGTGGCCATCCTCCTGTTGTATCTGGCGCGACAGCTTGGTGAGTCCCGAGGTTGGTCTGTGGGTAGACAATATGGCACGGCTTTTATTGGAGCCGTGACTCTGGGTGTATTGACCGAAGGAGTGCAATCGTTCAGTTCCAGTCGTTTTGCGGAATGGTCAGACCTTTGGCGGGATGTTTCGGGAGCTGTGGCTGCCCTGGGATTTTCTGTCACGTACGATCCAAGATTTACCGGACGTGTTGCCACATGGCGGTTGGCTCCAAGAAAACACATGGTTCATGCCGGAGTCGGGTTGCTCGTGGTGATAGCCCTGAGTCCGGTGGCTGTCTGGACCTATGCTTATGGGGACCGGGCTACCAGATTCCCTTCACTCGTTCAGTTTTCTTCCGAATGGGAAATGATGTTTCTTAAAGGGAGGGACTGTGCCGTTCAGATCGTTCCTCCGCCCTCAGGCTGGAAGAAGTCACAGGTCGATACCGTGGGACACATGGTGTGTTACCCGGCACACTATCCGGGTATTCGCCTTGAGGAGCCCTATCCGGATTGGCGAGGCTATTCGCATTTCGGCGTTGAGGTGTACTCCGAATTGCCCGTCGCGCGATCGCTGAACATTCGAATTAATGATGCTCATCATACTCACGAATATGCGGATCGGTTTAATCAAGCCGTCATAATTTCGCCAGGCCTCAACCATATTCACATTCTCTTGGATGACATTCGCCACGCCCCGCTTGGACGGGAATTGGATCTTGGCGCGATCAGGAATGTGATGCTCTTTGCCATAGGCCCAAAGGAAGAATTTTCCCTGTACGTGGATAATATTCGACTAGAGTGA
- a CDS encoding DEAD/DEAH box helicase: MPLNSFHPVVQEWFTTKLGAPTDVQRASWPAIHSGQHALISAPTGSGKTLAAFLTCIDHLLRQAIGGELEDGIQVVYVSPLRALSHDIHKNLELPLAEISELALSAGFLGPRIRVEVRTGDTPPAQRQQQLKHPPHILVTTPESLFLLVTAKRSRELLTGVHTVIVDEIHALAPNKRGAHLALSLERLDAVTSRRLVRIGLSATQRPLERVAHFLLGESAHRAKAQQPSLFDSSHCHIVDIGHRRQLDLQVEVPKDELGAIATNAIWSEIYDRIADIAGPHRSTLVFVNTRRLAERVAHHLEERLGENQVASHHGSLSRKLRLDAEERLKTGRIKVMVATASLELGIDIGCIDVVCQIGSPRAIATCLQRVGRAGHQVGAVPQGRLFCTTRDELVECAAVVRAIRQGQLETIEIPSAPLDILIQQIIAEVAAQEWNARDLFALCRSAYPYRELTWESFESLLQVVAEGFVPGRRRLYALMSYDRHEGRLRPKRGGRLAALTSGGAIPETATYQVVAEPDGTVVGTVDEDFAIESLAGDIMLLGTTSWRIRGIETGKVRVEDAHGAPPNIPFWRGEAPSRSLELSQAVADVREQIFQLLKQGAVPGDETARLWFYEACGVDAGGADQLLAYVAEGTQILGGVPTQTCVIAERFFDEAGGMQLVLHAPFGGRVNRAWGLALRKRFCVNFDFELQAAATDDGLVLSLGEQHSFPLEAIFGFVHPNTVREVLIQATLATPLFLTRWRWNVTRALALLRFQHGKRVPVHLQRMRAEDLLAAAFPMAAACGDNHVGDIPVPDHQLVQETLHDCLTEAMDLEGLRQVLERIENQEIQVRVVESPVPSMFAHEILNANPYAFLDDAPLEERRARAVNLRRTSSSAFDGNIGTLDAVAIDVVVEEAWPVVRDADELFDVLQVLGWLPFAMGESWHEMGDALLSCGRLLLLRVPVEGLPETKAVKGWTTREHLTRLQALFPEAKVVAGLQDTRALSVGDASITSASAARDVVQGWMPHVGPVTADELSRRLNVPARLVQQALLQLEGEGQVLRGHFRPSSQIDSLTGSPMRVEQSNGNHAVEEEWCDRSLLARIHRRTVTSLRREIEPVAASDFMRFLFRWQHRAPGTELHGEAGLREVIHQLAGFEAPASAWESSLFTTRLAHYKPEWLDLLCLRGEVAWGRLTPPESKATLLPVVGTGQGSDAFTLDAGAAVPAFRPLTPTRLAPISFLRRQDVSWILSVAKPGASAGLLGGGVHLSGVAQAVCDCLDRRGACFFADLTGRTGHLPAEVEQALWELVATGLVTADGFDPMRALLDPRRRRAEGKDRARRPGHSVGRWDLFRGDPGAHDEEPQVLPHPHEQWARQLAHRYGVVFRDLLKRESLPVTWRELLVQYRKLEWRGEMRGGRFVNGFTGEQFALPDAVESLRAVRRDIQAGAQEIRLSAADPLNLVGIILPGERISAHTSKPIFFRNGVPSADIVSVVSLA, translated from the coding sequence ATGCCGCTGAATTCTTTCCATCCGGTTGTTCAAGAATGGTTTACGACGAAACTCGGGGCACCGACCGATGTACAAAGGGCCAGTTGGCCCGCCATTCATTCCGGACAGCATGCGTTGATTTCCGCACCCACCGGCTCAGGGAAAACGCTGGCGGCCTTTCTTACATGCATCGATCATTTACTGCGGCAGGCGATTGGCGGAGAATTGGAGGATGGCATCCAGGTCGTCTATGTGTCCCCCCTGCGGGCACTGAGTCATGACATTCACAAAAATTTAGAACTGCCATTGGCTGAGATTAGCGAGTTGGCTCTCTCTGCCGGATTTTTGGGACCGAGGATTCGGGTAGAGGTCCGAACCGGAGATACGCCTCCTGCGCAACGCCAGCAACAACTTAAGCACCCGCCTCACATTTTGGTGACCACACCGGAGTCGTTGTTTCTTCTGGTGACGGCCAAGCGAAGCAGGGAACTCCTGACCGGTGTGCATACGGTGATTGTTGATGAAATTCACGCCCTCGCACCCAACAAACGTGGGGCACATCTGGCGCTGTCTCTGGAGCGGTTGGATGCCGTGACCTCCCGGCGGTTGGTGCGCATCGGCCTGTCCGCTACACAGCGACCATTGGAGAGAGTCGCGCATTTTTTATTGGGTGAATCTGCCCATCGCGCGAAGGCTCAGCAGCCCTCGCTCTTTGACTCGTCCCATTGCCACATTGTGGATATCGGCCATCGTCGGCAGTTGGACCTGCAAGTGGAAGTCCCGAAAGATGAATTGGGTGCGATTGCCACGAATGCCATTTGGTCGGAGATCTATGATCGGATTGCCGACATCGCCGGGCCCCATCGTTCGACCCTGGTGTTTGTGAATACGCGCCGGCTGGCAGAACGTGTCGCGCATCATCTGGAAGAACGTTTAGGCGAGAACCAGGTGGCGTCCCATCATGGCAGTTTGTCACGCAAGCTCCGTTTGGATGCGGAAGAGCGATTAAAGACGGGTCGGATTAAGGTGATGGTGGCGACCGCGTCCTTAGAGTTGGGTATCGATATCGGTTGTATTGATGTGGTGTGTCAGATCGGATCGCCTCGCGCGATTGCCACCTGTCTTCAGCGGGTGGGGCGGGCAGGGCACCAGGTGGGGGCGGTTCCCCAGGGACGACTGTTTTGTACGACCCGGGATGAATTAGTCGAATGTGCTGCGGTGGTCCGGGCGATCCGGCAGGGTCAATTGGAAACCATTGAGATTCCCTCTGCCCCACTGGATATTTTGATTCAACAAATCATTGCAGAGGTCGCGGCGCAGGAATGGAATGCACGTGATCTCTTTGCATTGTGCCGGTCGGCCTATCCGTATCGGGAGTTAACGTGGGAGAGCTTTGAGTCCTTGTTGCAGGTGGTGGCCGAAGGATTTGTGCCGGGGCGCAGACGGCTGTATGCGTTAATGAGCTATGACCGTCATGAAGGCCGGCTTCGGCCGAAACGTGGAGGGCGATTGGCCGCGTTAACCTCCGGTGGAGCGATTCCTGAAACGGCGACCTATCAGGTCGTGGCGGAACCTGATGGAACCGTGGTGGGGACAGTAGACGAAGACTTCGCGATTGAGAGTCTGGCTGGAGATATTATGCTGCTGGGTACGACCTCCTGGCGTATTCGTGGAATTGAAACCGGGAAAGTTCGTGTGGAAGATGCACATGGTGCTCCGCCCAACATTCCTTTCTGGCGAGGGGAAGCGCCGTCCCGATCGCTGGAATTATCTCAGGCCGTGGCCGACGTGCGGGAGCAGATCTTTCAGTTGCTTAAACAGGGGGCCGTTCCCGGAGATGAGACCGCGCGGCTTTGGTTCTATGAAGCTTGCGGAGTTGATGCGGGGGGTGCCGATCAATTGCTGGCTTATGTAGCCGAAGGGACACAGATTCTCGGAGGTGTCCCGACGCAGACCTGTGTGATTGCGGAACGGTTTTTTGATGAAGCCGGGGGGATGCAACTGGTGTTGCATGCGCCGTTTGGTGGCAGGGTCAACCGCGCATGGGGGCTGGCGTTACGCAAACGATTTTGTGTGAATTTTGATTTTGAATTGCAGGCGGCGGCAACCGATGACGGGTTGGTGCTGTCGCTTGGTGAGCAGCATAGTTTTCCATTAGAAGCCATTTTTGGATTTGTGCATCCCAACACGGTGCGGGAAGTGCTCATCCAAGCCACGCTGGCGACTCCGCTTTTTCTCACACGCTGGCGATGGAATGTGACCCGTGCGTTGGCGCTGTTGCGATTTCAACACGGCAAGCGTGTGCCGGTGCATCTTCAGCGCATGCGGGCGGAAGATTTATTGGCGGCCGCGTTTCCGATGGCTGCCGCCTGTGGCGATAACCATGTTGGGGATATTCCGGTGCCGGATCATCAGTTAGTACAGGAAACGCTGCATGATTGCTTGACGGAGGCTATGGATCTGGAGGGCCTTCGCCAGGTGCTTGAGCGGATCGAGAATCAGGAGATTCAGGTGCGGGTGGTCGAATCACCTGTGCCTTCGATGTTTGCCCATGAGATTTTAAATGCCAATCCCTATGCATTCCTGGATGATGCGCCCCTGGAAGAACGACGCGCGCGTGCCGTGAATCTTCGCCGGACCTCGTCCTCTGCCTTTGACGGGAACATCGGGACATTGGATGCGGTAGCGATTGATGTGGTGGTTGAAGAAGCCTGGCCGGTCGTTCGTGATGCCGATGAACTGTTCGATGTGCTTCAGGTTCTGGGATGGTTGCCATTCGCCATGGGTGAGTCGTGGCATGAGATGGGTGATGCGTTACTGTCGTGTGGCCGTCTCCTGCTGTTGCGGGTGCCGGTTGAGGGACTTCCGGAAACGAAAGCCGTTAAGGGTTGGACCACCAGAGAACATCTGACGCGTCTTCAGGCCTTGTTCCCGGAGGCAAAGGTGGTGGCCGGTCTACAGGATACACGTGCCTTATCTGTGGGAGATGCATCGATCACGTCAGCATCTGCTGCACGCGATGTCGTGCAAGGCTGGATGCCGCACGTCGGTCCGGTGACTGCTGATGAATTGTCCCGGAGATTGAATGTGCCTGCGCGACTCGTGCAGCAGGCTCTCTTGCAATTGGAAGGAGAAGGTCAGGTCCTTCGAGGTCATTTTCGTCCTTCCTCCCAAATTGATTCTTTGACCGGCTCCCCGATGAGAGTAGAACAGAGTAATGGTAACCATGCAGTCGAAGAAGAATGGTGTGACCGGAGTCTTCTGGCTCGTATTCATCGGCGTACGGTCACGTCTTTGCGCCGGGAAATCGAGCCGGTCGCCGCATCGGATTTTATGCGGTTTCTCTTTCGATGGCAGCATCGAGCACCTGGGACAGAATTGCACGGAGAAGCCGGGCTACGTGAAGTGATTCACCAGTTGGCAGGATTTGAAGCGCCGGCTTCGGCGTGGGAATCTTCGCTTTTCACGACCCGCCTGGCCCACTACAAACCTGAATGGTTGGATCTTTTGTGTCTGCGGGGGGAAGTGGCCTGGGGACGCCTGACCCCTCCGGAAAGCAAAGCCACCCTCTTGCCTGTGGTAGGGACAGGACAGGGATCAGACGCCTTTACCTTAGATGCTGGTGCGGCCGTTCCGGCATTCCGGCCGCTGACTCCGACCAGGCTGGCTCCCATTAGTTTTTTGCGACGGCAGGATGTGAGTTGGATATTGAGTGTGGCCAAACCTGGAGCATCTGCAGGGCTGCTTGGAGGGGGGGTGCATCTGAGTGGCGTGGCACAAGCCGTTTGTGACTGTCTGGATCGTCGTGGTGCATGTTTTTTTGCGGATCTGACCGGTCGAACGGGACATCTGCCCGCGGAAGTGGAGCAGGCCTTGTGGGAACTGGTGGCCACAGGGTTGGTAACCGCTGACGGGTTTGATCCCATGCGGGCCCTGCTTGATCCTCGACGCCGGCGGGCCGAGGGCAAGGATCGCGCGCGACGGCCGGGGCACAGCGTCGGGCGTTGGGATCTGTTCCGGGGCGATCCTGGGGCACATGATGAGGAACCGCAAGTTCTTCCTCACCCGCATGAGCAATGGGCCAGGCAATTGGCGCATCGGTATGGGGTGGTCTTTCGGGATCTGCTCAAACGGGAATCATTGCCGGTGACCTGGCGGGAACTGTTGGTGCAATACCGAAAGCTGGAATGGCGGGGTGAGATGCGGGGTGGCCGGTTTGTGAATGGGTTTACGGGGGAACAGTTCGCATTGCCGGATGCGGTGGAATCGTTGCGGGCGGTACGCCGTGATATTCAAGCCGGGGCGCAAGAGATTCGACTATCGGCCGCCGATCCGTTAAATCTGGTCGGCATCATTTTGCCGGGCGAACGGATCTCCGCCCACACATCCAAACCGATTTTTTTCCGAAACGGTGTGCCGTCTGCCGACATCGTCTCCGTCGTGAGTCTGGCTTGA
- a CDS encoding SGNH/GDSL hydrolase family protein produces MIKQKSVLLYILLACLVYGSVEGISYLGLLLLQGKGVSYQPLASRLSQEQKQLIQHRIEDSVPLSGHHPVLGWAPKLHSHSKDVRINSQGIRADHDFAHVINPEVVRVSAFGDSFTFGEEVANEDTWEHQLEEQNPRIEVLNFGVGAYGLDQAYMRYMEDGISFKSDIVLIGFMSENIYRNLNVFRPFYHSSYATNFYTKPRFLLANDSLVLLNNPLRTTSDYWRLVRNDEAVLREIGNHDYFYQIKYMAGPMDLLPFMRLLKIATRSVKEKLNPVVTPEGSYAVNSEGFRLTTRLLEEFYCAALQHESLPVIIIFPDLGDFSRHRSHQGKRYEPLLKQLHIKGFRVLDILDALVAFDSALPTDRLTVGQWGHYSHLGNSIVATFLQDYLNNEKLTVRDNVKNLVRAACTTNHCCPNSPPRKFTTTD; encoded by the coding sequence ATGATCAAACAAAAGTCTGTATTGCTATACATTCTTTTAGCGTGTTTGGTGTATGGCAGCGTTGAAGGCATTTCCTACCTCGGCTTGTTGCTCCTCCAAGGCAAGGGAGTGAGCTATCAACCCCTGGCTTCCCGGCTTTCTCAGGAACAAAAGCAACTTATTCAACACCGCATTGAAGACAGCGTCCCTCTCAGTGGCCACCACCCCGTTTTGGGCTGGGCACCCAAACTGCACTCTCACTCGAAGGATGTCAGAATTAACTCTCAAGGGATCAGAGCAGATCACGATTTTGCTCATGTTATTAATCCGGAAGTCGTAAGAGTCTCGGCATTCGGCGACTCATTTACATTCGGAGAGGAAGTCGCGAACGAGGATACATGGGAGCATCAATTGGAAGAGCAGAATCCTCGCATTGAGGTCCTGAATTTTGGCGTCGGGGCGTATGGGTTGGATCAGGCGTATATGCGGTATATGGAGGACGGAATTTCGTTTAAATCTGACATCGTCCTCATTGGATTTATGTCTGAAAACATCTATCGCAATTTGAATGTGTTCCGTCCGTTCTACCACTCTTCCTATGCGACGAATTTCTATACCAAACCACGGTTCCTCCTTGCAAACGATAGCCTTGTACTCCTCAACAATCCCTTAAGGACCACCAGCGACTATTGGCGTCTAGTCAGAAACGATGAGGCCGTCCTCCGAGAAATCGGGAACCATGATTATTTTTATCAGATAAAATATATGGCGGGACCAATGGATCTGCTGCCTTTCATGCGCCTCCTAAAGATTGCCACACGGAGTGTGAAGGAAAAGCTCAATCCGGTGGTGACACCTGAAGGGTCTTATGCCGTCAATTCAGAAGGCTTCCGCCTCACCACAAGACTACTTGAGGAGTTCTATTGTGCGGCACTCCAGCATGAATCCTTACCTGTCATTATCATCTTTCCTGACCTGGGCGATTTCAGTAGGCATCGCAGCCACCAGGGGAAACGGTATGAACCACTGTTGAAGCAATTACACATAAAAGGATTTCGTGTTCTAGACATATTAGATGCATTGGTTGCCTTTGACTCTGCGCTGCCGACAGATCGACTCACGGTTGGCCAGTGGGGGCATTACTCTCACCTCGGGAATTCAATTGTCGCCACCTTCCTCCAAGACTATTTGAACAACGAGAAATTAACGGTCAGAGATAACGTAAAGAATCTCGTTCGCGCAGCCTGCACCACAAACCATTGCTGTCCGAACTCCCCTCCTCGAAAATTCACCACAACCGATTGA